Below is a genomic region from Enoplosus armatus isolate fEnoArm2 chromosome 10, fEnoArm2.hap1, whole genome shotgun sequence.
GGTTATATGAGTTTCATATGTTATCCTCTAAGTGACGCTGTTGCCTGGTAAATCAAATCTACCGTGCATTGTGAGGCAGTGCTGTTCCCTCCCCTGTCACTGCGTTTTACAAGAGGAGATGATCTGTGTTTCATACGAGCTCGGGCTCATCGGATACACGGTTGATTTACACTTACATCGCTGATCTAAATTAACCTGGAATATATGCGTTACCTCACTGAGTCgaaattttcatttcattgttcgGTTTGCTTGAAGACCCTGTTTTCCGATGGCATTTAAAGGACATCACCGAGACCGAGGTGAAAGATGGCGATTGTTTGGGCGACTGCGAGGGGCAGTGtgcctgtttatttttcttaatcAAGCGGAGGCACAGATCCGGTATTCGATCccggaggagatgaagaaagggTCCCTTGTTGGTAACGTTGCACAGGACCTTGGCTTGGATTTTAAAAGGCTTCGTTCTGGTCGGGCCCGTATCGTGACCGGAGAAAACATCCAGTACACCGAGCTGAAGACAGACAAAGGGACTTTGGTCGTGAATGAGAGAATAGACCGAGAGCAGCTTTGTGGAGACACAACACCATGTAGCTTCACCTTTGAGATTTTATTGGAAAAACCAATGGAGTTGCACCCTGTGACCATAGAAGTATTGGACGAAAACGACAACGCTCCCACTTTCCAAAACAGTCACTTGGAATTTGAAATAAGCGAATCAGCTGCGCTTGGTTCCCGTTTTGTTTTAGAAAGTGCGGACGATGCTGATGTTGGGGAAAACGGTCTGCAGAACTACATTTTAACTCCGAACGacaattttgttttgaaacaacATGTTAATCCGGACGGCAGTAAATACGCCGAAATGGTGCTTCAGAAACCCTTAGACAGAGAAGAGCAGCCACGCCTGTCTCTAAAACTGTTGGCTGTGGATGGCGGAAATCCGCAGAGATCGGGTACAGTAAATATAGATGTCAATATTCTAGATGCCAATGACAATGCTCCTGTGTTTAATCAGTCAGTGTATAAGGCCACGGTGATTGAAAATGCACCAAAAGGAACTCACATTGTTACTGTGAATGCAAGCGACATAGATAGTGGTTCATATGGACAAGTAACGTATTccttttcaaaatcaaaagcagGAATATCTGATTTGTTCGATATAGATGCGTCTACTGGAAGAATATATGTGGCAAAAGAAATAGattttgaaaaagacaaaaaaattgAGTTCAGGGTTGAAGCTAAAGATCAAGGCGGACTGCCAGATTCCAGCAAAGTTGAAATTGAGGTTATTGATGTAAATGATAATGCTCCGGTCATTAACGTTATGTCATTCACGAGTCCTGTGTCAGAAGACTCCCCAGCTGGCACTACCATTGGCATAATTAATGTTAAAGATCTTGATTCGGGTGAAAACGGACAAGTAAGGTGCACGATCGAAGGCAATGTTCCTTTTAAAATTAAGTCCAATGTGAGAAATTATTATGCATTGATGACTGATGCTGCATTAGATCGTGAACATCTGTCAGAATGTAACATCACTGTTATTGCCTCAGACACAGGGTCGCCTCCCCTCTCAACTAAAAGAACCTTTTATCTAAAGGTCTCGGATGTCAATGATAATGCTCCAGTATTTCAACGAGGCGTTTACAGTGCATTCATCACAGAGAATAATCCCCCAGGTGTCTCTGTACTAAGTGTTAATGCTAAAGATCCTGATGAAAACCAAAACGCCCGTGTTTCCTATATTTTAGAAGAACGTGAAATCGGCGGATCTCCAGTTTCTCAATATGTTTCTATAAATGCAGAGAGCGGAGTGATACACGCAGTGCGTTCATTTGATTATGAGCAGATCAAACAGTTGATTTTTGTAGTCAAAGCGCAGGATGGAGGCTCCCCTCCACTCAGTAGCAACGTGACAGTGAAAGTAATGATCCAGGACCAGAACGACAACCCCCCTCAGGTTCTGTACCCAGTCCAGACTGGTGGCTCTCTGGTGGCCGAAATGGTGCCTCGTTCAGCAGATGTGGGCTATCTGGTCAGTAAAGTGGTGGCTGTTGATGTGGACTCTGGACAGAATGCCTGGCTCTCCTataaactgcagaaagccacagacagggcgcTGTTTGAAGTGGGCTTACAGAATGGAGAAATAAGAACTATCCGCCAAGTCACTGATaaagatgctgtgaaacaaagactgactgttaTAGTGGAGGACAACGGGCAGCCCTCTCGTTCAGCTACAGTCATTGTTAACGTGGCGGTGGCGGACAGCTTCCCTGAAGTGCTGTCggagttcactgactttacacACGACAAGGAGTACAACGACAACCTGACTTTTTACTTAGTGTTggctctggctgtagtttccttcctcttcatcacgtgTTTAGTTGTTATTATATCGGTGAAAAtctacagatggagacagtctCGCGTCCTGTATCACTCCAATCTCCCTGTGATTCCATATTATCCACCACGTTACTCAGACACTTTGGGGACAGGGACTCTCCAACACGTGTACAACTACGAGGTGTGCAGGACGACTGACTCCAGAAAGAGTGACTGTAAGTTCGGCAGAGCTGGTAGTCAGAACGTGCTGATAATGGACCCCAGTTCAACAGGGACGATGCAGCGGATACAGAGTGAAAAGAGCATCCTGGATGAACCAGACTCTCCTCTAGAGGTGAGTTAAAAATGATTTAGCTTCGTCTTTGTGCCCcctttgttctctttttttatttatttgcattgttAATGACAGTTTCACTTCATACCACcgtttcagcaccatggacagcatcTCATTTGGCATCACCTATTAGAAATGCTGCGTCTGTAAGTCTTCATAGATACAGCTTTGGAATTGTGTTATGTAACTATGTCGTGTTACCGAAATGCATTTTGAGGAACGTAATGctgcataataataatgttctAACTTCAAAGTTTCCTGCCAAcgttttgattttgttgtttatagAATATGTTCGTGTGGCAACAAAGGATACTGTCAGTATTGTTTACCTCAGGTATAAAGaaagttcaggtaaaaatataataaagtaaaatcatGAAAGTTTCAGCGCTATTTAATAGTATAATGCAGAACCCGAATCCCACACTTACTTTTTCATACCTCAGAATATTAAAGTTAGTAACTTTCCTGCATTTGCACTGCATATTATATTGGACATGTCCCAAAACGGAACTATGGACATCGACGTATTTTAGAGGAGAGTGCTTAGATTCCACATCATTCCCTATAAGACCCTGTAAACCACTGAATCACTGTAGGAAGTCAATAATATGGGTTTAAGTGgatttgtgttcagtgtgtctGCTAAAGTGTTATGGGGCCTTATTTAATGTTCAGCTTTTGGACTCTAAGGGACGCTGTTGGTCAGTAAAATACTTTGTGTTGTGTCGTCATTCAGTTCATCCCCTTCTGACTACACAGTGAAGAaggctctctgtgttttgtcgAGGTTTGAGGCACGTAAGAGAGAACATGGTCTCACAGACTTGTGTGTAAAGGTCGAAGACGTGTTTCAGATGTAACCAGGAAACGATATAACAACCAGATTTGCCGTCATATCAATTGGATATAATCACTTTTTTCGATTCTTTGTTTCCATGATGATAACTCGAGGATCTCTCACCTACTTATCCTTAAGATGGCGATTGTTTCATGGACAGCGACGGAAAATAGGACTGCTTATTTTACTGCTTCATGTGGTTAACATGGTAGGTGGTCAGATTCGTTATTCTATaccagaggagatgaagaaaggcTCTGTTATTGGTAACGTAGCGCAAGATCTTGGTCTGGATCTGAAAAGGATCCGTTCTGGGCGGGCCCGTATCGTGACCGGAGAAAATATCCACTACGCCGAGCTGAAGACAGACAAAGGGATTCTAGTCGTGAATGAGAGAATAGACCGAGAGCAGCTTTGTGGAGACACAACACCATGTAGCTTCAGCTTTGAGGTGATTTTAGAAAATCCCATGGAATTGCACAGAATTACTGTTGAGGTTTTGGATATAAATGATCACGCTCCCGTCTTCCCAAATAACGATAAACCTATCCGTTTTGAAATCAGTGAATCAGCTGTCGTTGGAGTGCAGTTTCCACTGCAGAGTGCAGAGGATCTAGATGTGGGGCAAAACGCGTTGCAAGATTATGTTTTATCACCAAACGACAATTTTATGTTGAAGCAACATTCAAATCCAGACGGAAGTAAATATGTTGAAATGGTGCTCCAGAAGCCTTTAGACAGAGAACAACGTCCCCACTTGTCTTTAAAACTAATCGCCGTTGACGGAGGGACACCGCAGAGATCTGGTACAGTAAATATAGACGTGACTGTATTAGATGCCAACGACAATATTCCGGTTTTTAACCAATCAGTGTATAAAGCATCTGTAATGGAGAACACGGTGAGAGGCACAAGTATTATCACAGTAAATGCCACAGACGCCGACAGTGGTTCTTATGGACTCATCACTTACAGTTTGTTTAAGACCAAAGGAGGTGCAGTAGATATATTCAGTATTGATGAAAACACCGGATCAATCTCTGTAGCTGGTCAGATAGATTATGAAAAAGACCGAAAATACGAGGTGAGGGTAGAGGCAAAGGATCGGGGTGGCTTAATCGGAACAAGTAAAGTTGTGTTTGAGGTTATCGATGTCAACGACAATGCCCCAGTTATAAATATTATGTCATTTTCCAGCCCCCTTTCTGAGGATGCACGTCCCGGTACAACAATTGCTATTTTGAACGTAAAAGATGCAGATTCTGAGAAGAATGGGCAAATAAAATGTTCTATAGATGGCAAACTTCCCTTTAAGATTGAGTCATCTCTAACAAATTATTACAATTTGGTCTCAGATCAACATTTTGATAGAGAATCCGTCTCAGAATATAACATAACAATAACAGCTACTGATTTGGGGTCTCCACCTCTTTCCAGTTCAACGAAATTACACCTTAAGGTCTCTGACGTAAACGACAACGCACCATTATTTGATAAAAACAGCTATTCTGCTTACGTCACAGAGAATAATTCCCCTGGAATTTCCATATTTGCTGTCAGCGCGCGAGACTCTGATTGGAACCAAAACGCGAGAGTCTCGTATCTTTTAGAAGACACACAAGTCAGTGGTAGTCCAGTTTCTACTTATGTGTCGTTAAACTCTGAAACTGGAGTTCTTAGTGCGGTTCGTTCCTTTGATTATGAGCAAATTAAACAGCTTCAGCTAGTAGTTAAAGCGCAGGATGGAGGCTCCCCTCCACTCAGTAGCAACGTGACAGTGAAAGTAATGATCCAGGACCAGAACGACAACCCCCCTCAGGTTCTGTACCCAGTCCAGACTGGTGGCTCTCTGGTGGCCGAAATGGTGCCTCGTTCAGCAGATGTGGGCTATCTGGTCAGTAAAGTGGTGGCTGTTGATGTGGACTCTGGACAGAATGCCTGGCTCTCCTataaactgcagaaagccacagacagggcgcTGTTTGAAGTGGGCTTACAGAATGGAGAAATAAGAACTATCCGCCAAGTCACTGATaaagatgctgtgaaacaaagactgactgttaTAGTGGAGGACAACGGGCAGCCCTCTCGTTCAGCTACAGTCATTGTTAACGTGGCGGTGGCGGACAGCTTCCCTGAAGTGCTGTCggagttcactgactttacGCACGACAAGGAGTACAACGACAACCTGACTTTTTACTTAGTGTTggctctggctgtagtttccttcctcttcatcacgtgtttagtggttattatatcggtgaaaatctacagatggagacagtctCGCGTCCTGTATCACTCCAACCTCCCTGTGATTCCATATTATCCACCACGTTACTCAGACACTTTGGGGACAGGGACTCTCCAACACGTGTACAACTACGAGGTGTGCAGGACGACTGACTCCAGAAAGAGTGACTGTAAGTTCGGCAGAGCTGGTAGTCAGAACGTGCTGATAATGGACCCCAGTTCAACAGGGACGATGCAGCGGATACAGAGTGAAAAGAGCATCCTGGATGAACCAGACTCTCCTCTAGAGGTGAGTTTTTTTACTCATCTGAAATGTACTAAACCTACATAGTTATTATTAACGAGAGGAAACGTGTTTTGTCACACCGTTAGCTGTGGAATTAATATGTCTTTTCGTATGTATTTTCGCTTTGcaagtacatttttcaaatgcagACTACAGCCAGTGCCTGATTGTCCTGAACAGTTCAGCACCGGCCGTTCGGACAGTATTCTAA
It encodes:
- the LOC139291772 gene encoding protocadherin beta-15-like; amino-acid sequence: MVGGQIRYSIPEEMKKGSVIGNVAQDLGLDLKRIRSGRARIVTGENIHYAELKTDKGILVVNERIDREQLCGDTTPCSFSFEQIKQLQLVVKAQDGGSPPLSSNVTVKVMIQDQNDNPPQVLYPVQTGGSLVAEMVPRSADVGYLVSKVVAVDVDSGQNAWLSYKLQKATDRALFEVGLQNGEIRTIRQVTDKDAVKQRLTVIVEDNGQPSRSATVIVNVAVADSFPEVLSEFTDFTHDKEYNDNLTFYLVLALAVVSFLFITCLVVIISVKIYRWRQSRVLYHSNLPVIPYYPPRYSDTLGTGTLQHVYNYEVCRTTDSRKSDCKFGRAGSQNVLIMDPSSTGTMQRIQSEKSILDEPDSPLEIRYSTPEEMKKGSLIGNVAQDLGLDLKRLRSGRARIVTGENIQYIELNTDKGILAVKERIDREQLCGDITPCSFSFEIILENPIELHPVKIMIQDQNDNPPQVLYPVQTGGSLVAEMVPRSADVGYLVSKVVAVDVDSGQNSWLSYKLQKATDRALFEVGLQNGEIRTIRQVTDKDAVKQRLTVIVEDNGQPSRSATVIVNVAVADSFPEVLSEFTDFTHDKEYNDNLTFYLVLALAVVSFLFITCLVVIISVKIYRWRQSRVLYHSNLPVIPYYPPRYSDTLGTGTLQHVYNYEVCRTTDSRKSDCKFGRAGSQNVLIMDPSSTGTMQRIQSEKSILDEPDSPLEVS